In the genome of Triticum urartu cultivar G1812 chromosome 5, Tu2.1, whole genome shotgun sequence, one region contains:
- the LOC125506496 gene encoding germin-like protein 8-5: protein MASSSSFLLIAALLALVSWQATASDPSPLQDFCVADMNSPVRVNGFVCKNPLEVNADDFFKAANLDKPRVPNKVGSNVTLINVMQIAGLNTLGISIARIDYAPLGQNPPHTHPRATEILTVLEGTLYVGFVTSNQPAPNRNKFLSKVLNKGDVFVFPVGLIHFQFNPNPHQPAVAIAALSSQNPGAITIANAVFGSDPPISDDVLAKAFQVEKNTIDYLQAQFWENNHY, encoded by the exons ATGGCATCCTCCTCTTCCTTCCTTCTCATTGCTGCACTTCTTGCGTTGGTCTCATGGCAGGCCACTGCTTCTGATCCTAGCCCACTCCAGGACTTTTGTGTCGCCGACATGAATTCACCAG TCCGTGTCAATGGGTTTGTTTGCAAGAACCCGTTGGAGGTTAATGCAGATGACTTCTTCAAGGCGGCCAACCTCGACAAGCCTAGGGTGCCCAACAAGGTTGGATCCAACGTCACTTTGATCAACGTCATGCAGATTGCTGGACTCAACACCCTCGGCATCTCAATTGCACGCATCGACTATGCTCCCTTGGGTCAAAACCCACCACACACGCACCCTCGCGCCACTGAGATCCTCACGGTGCTCGAGGGGACACTGTATGTTGGATTTGTCACATCCAACCAGCCCGCCCCCAACAGAAACAAGTTCCTCTCCAAGGTGCTCAACAAAGGTGATGTGTTTGTCTTCCCCGTGGGGCTCATCCACTTCCAATTCAACCCCAACCCCCACCAGCCTGCTGTTGCAATTGCCGCGCTAAGCAGCCAGAACCCAGGGGCTATCACAATTGCCAATGCAGTGTTTGGGTCAGACCCACCAATATCAGATGATGTTCTTGCCAAGGCATTTCAGGTGGAAAAGAATACAATTGACTATCTCCAGGCTCAGTTCTGGGAGAACAACCACTACTAA